GGCAGTTTCGGACACGTCGCGGAAATCGACGATGTGACCTGGCAGCGGGTGATTGGCGTCAACCTGACAGGCGTGTTCCAGATGATGCGCGCCAGCCTGCCGCATCTGATCGAAGGGCGCGGCAATATCGTCAATATTTCGAGCGCGGCCGGACTGATCGGTGTGCCTTACGGGGTCGCCTATTCCGCTTCCAAGAGCGGCGTGATCGGCCTTACGAAATCGATTGCCGTCGAATATGCGACGCGCGGCGTTCGCGTAAATGCGATCTGTCCCGGAGCGGTCAACACGCCGTTGATCGCGGGCGGGTTCGACGCAATCGAAAACCTGGAGGCGCATTTGTTCCAGCGGCTTACACCGCTGCTCGGCGCGATGGCTGAACCAGAGGACATCGCGGCGGCGGTTGCATTCCTCGCCTCCGACGATGCCCGTTTTGTCACGGGTGCCACCCTTGCCGTCGACGGGGGCAGACCGCGATCTGATTAGCCCTGCAAGGTGGCGGGGTCCGTTTCGGTCAGCGTCACCGACAGTGTCGGCCCTGCGCGCCAGCCGGGCGGCAGGGTCGGTGCGGTGTCGCCGATCCGCGCGATTGCCGCGAACGGCGACTTACGCTCATCGAGAGGGGACAGCAGGTCCAGGCCCGCACCCACCTTGCGACACGCTTCGATCAGCGCGTCGCTTTTCCCGCCATCGTCATGGATCATCAACAGCCGCGTGCCGGTGTCGTTATCGACCAGCACGGGATCGGCCCGAACGGCGATATTGGCGACCTGATCCAGAAACTTGCGCTCGTCCGCACGCATCGTCTCGCCGGTTTCGCCGGTCATCAGGGCGCCGATGGCTTCCAGCGAGCTTACCCAGAACTCCGACACGCAATCGAAGCCCGGCTCGATACCCTGATCGACAAGATGGTTGCGGCGATAACGTCGGAACGGGAACAGGGGCACCGCCAGCGGGGCGTGACGTTCTTCGTAATGCTGGCGAAAGTCTGCGCGGCTGATGTCTTTGCGACGCGGCATGAAATCGACGGTCTTCACCGTCGTCATGGCAACATCCCCTCTGGCGCGTTGAACGACCAGCATTTCTCCTCGCGGCGATGCGCGATTCGCCATCCTGCGTCGGTGCGGACCAGTTCGTCGCGATACCATAGGCCGATGAAGAACATCCGGTCCTCGCCTTCATGTTTCACCATCATCGGGTTGAACAGGATCGTGCGGGCCTTTGCGCTGTCGCCATCCAGATCGAGGCGGGTGGTTGCCGACATGTGCTGGTACACGCCGAAATTCGCCATTGCCCCGGCGAGGTAACGCTTCGTGTCCTGAAGCGAACCCTTCTCTCCACCCAGCTCGCTATAATCGATGATGGCGTCGGGGGTGAACACCTTGTCCAGCGCATCGTAATCCGCATCGTCGATTGCGTGCGCATAACGCGCGATAAGATCCTGAATCTCGATCCGATCGGACATTTCCTGCATCGAAAGCATCTTTTTCTCTCCTTTACAGCCATGTTTCCGGCCTTTGGACAGAATGCGTGAAGCGACACTGTCTTGCAACCATTCTAATTAAATGCGTAATGGTGACAGATCAAACGTCCGCAAGAAGAGGATGGTTATGTCACGAGCCGCCGTATTGCGCACCCCGGACGAACGGTTCACCAACCTGCCGGATTTCGCCTTCGAACCTCATTACCTGACGATAGAAGACCCCGTTCTAGGCCCATTGCGCCAGCACTGGATTACACTCGGCGACGACCGAAATGGCGTCGTCCTGATGCTCCACGGCGAACCGAGCTGGAGCTTTCTCTACCGCAAAATGCTCTCCCCGGTCGCCGCAGCAGGCTGGCGTTGCATCGCCCCCGACCACATCGGCTTCGGCAGATCGGACAAACCCACAGACCGGACCATCTTCACCGCAGACAGATTCGTCGGCTGGATGCGGCAGTTCGTTGAGCAACTGGATCTTCAACGGATCGTTCTTGTCTGCCAGGATTGGGGCGGCCCAATCGGCTTGCGACTGTTGGCAGAAATGCCCGATCGGTTCGCTGGGGTCTTTGCCACCAACACTTTATTGCCGACAGCAGAGCCTCCACCGCGGGGGGTAGCTGACTGGCCGGGACCGATCATAACGCCCTGGATCGAACTTTGCCGATCCAGCAATGACTTGCCAGTGAGCGAAATCATCGCGGCCACCTGCGTCGATCGACCTGCGCCGGATGTGCTGGCCGCCTATGACGCGCCCTTCCCGGACTTGTCTTACAAGGCGGCGGCATTGGCGATTACGACGTTGATTCCAGTAGATGCCGAAGCACCCGGCATAGCGGCCAACCGCGCAGCATGGGATATCCTCGAACGCTTCGAGCGCCCGTTCGCGACCGCGTTCAGTGATGCAGACCCTGCAACCGCGGCATGGGAAGAAGTGTTCCGGTCCCGCGTGCCGGGCGCCGCCAGAGCGCTCCACGTTCGGATCGGGCGCGCTGGTCATTTCGTGCAGGAGGAACAGGGCGCTGAGTTGGCGGCAGCGCTGGTCGCGTTCCTCGCGACGATCATACCCGAATAGGAGAGAAAAATGGAAAAGCTGATCTATGCGCTGTGGCGTGACCCCGCGGAATCACGCGATGCGTTCAACGCGCGCCTGCTGGGGCCAGTGGCGGACGCAATCCGTCCACATGTGCGGGCGCTGCGTGCCAATGTGCAGGATGAGACCGTTGTGGGCGGGACCAATCCGCGCTTCGTCGTGACGCAGCCACAGATGGAAGCCGTTGTCCAAATCTGGGTCGATACGGCATATCCTCCGGCGCGTGCGCCGATCGAGGCTGTGCTTGGCGGAGGCGCGCAGCGGCTCGAAGGCTGGCTCGTCTGCGAATCCGTTCCATTGCCCAATCGGAATCACCCGCCGCGACCGGGCGAGCCGACCGATGGTTTCTCACAAGTTGTCTTTTTCGAGCGCCCCGCCACTTTGGACGCTGAAACCTGGCGGCGAAACTGGCAGGACGAGCATACGACGGTCGCTACCGACACACAGAGCAATTTCGAATATACCCAGAACCTGGTTGTAAGGCCACTGACCGAAGGTGCCGCAAGTTATGCAGCGATCGTCGAAGAATGTTTCCCGTTTGCCGCGATGGCGGATCGATCGATCTATTATGACGCCGTTGGCGACCCTGCGAAGCTTGAGTCCAACTATGCCAGAATGATGCAGAGCTGTGCCCGATTCATGGGGCCAGCGGGGGCGACTGCATTCCGATGCGGCAATATGAGCTACTTTCCCTCACCTAACTATGATGCGTAGCAAATGTGCAAATATTCTACGCAAAATGTTGACCCATTCATCTATAACGGTCACTGTCACCTGAGAGTCGGCAGTAATAGTCGATAAGGAGGATTCCCATGGTTAATGATCCCGGCACGCCGCCGTCCTATGATCCCGCGATGACGGTCCGTTCGGAAACCGTCACGATCGAGGCACCTGCATCTATTGTGTGGGAAGTGCTGACCGATCTGCCGAATTACGGGACGTGGAACCCATTTTGCTTTGCTGCCGAATCCACACTCGAAATCGGTGCGCCGATGAACATGCAGCTCAACAATTACACGATGCCCGGTGCAACCTATCCGAATGTGGAATATGTTTGCGCCAAGGTGTCAGAGCGGCTGTTGTCCTGGGAATTGCCCCACACTGATGCGATGCCTTATCCGGCCCGGCGCGATCAAGTGATCGAAGCGCTTAGGTCCGATCGCTGCACCTATTATTCGACGGACGCCTTTTTCGGACCGAACGCCACGCATGTGATGTTTTTCTGCGGGGCGTGGGTGAAGCGTGCTTTCGACGATACTGCGCAAGGGCTGAAACGTCGCGCTGAGCAGATTTATAGTGAACGCAAGGCCGCCGTATGACGCTGCGCCTGGAAGATATCGAACATATAAAGCGTCTGAAATATAGCTATGCCCGTGCTCTGGACACCGGCGATATCGCGCGCGCCGGGGCCTGTTTCACCGAAGATGCCGAGATCGACTATCGCGGCGGCAGCTATCGCTTCACGTTAAAAGGTCGGGTTCCGATCGAGGAGGCATTACGCGTTGCCTTCCATCCGGGTCTCGTCGGATCGCACACGATGCACATGCCGATCATTGACGTTCACGATAACGATACGGCTGACGGACAATGGACGCTGATCGATTATGCGCTGAACCTGGCGGAAGACAATAAAGCCACCGTCGGTGCGGCGCACTATGTCGACCGCTATGTGAAACTCGACGGACGCTGGCTTATCGCGCGGACCGAATATGATCGTATCTACGAGCGGGTTTATCGAGAGACAGAGCCGGGTGTTACGGCCCATATGTTAGCAACCGTGCTGGCTGGTCGATGAGCGTCGATGCGGAAGCCCTGCAGGATTTGATCGACAAAGAAGCAATTCGGACGCTGATCTCTGCCTATTGTAACGCAGCCGACCGCCACGATCATGTAAAGATGCGCAGTCTTTACCATGAAGATGCGATCGACGATCACGGTGCAATGTCGAGCGGACCCGCGATGGATTTTATCGATCGGTTGCCAGAGATTCAGGCTTCGATGGAAATTCTTCATCATAATGTCACCACCATCAACATCGCCATCGACGGTGATTATGCCGAGGGTGAGGTTTACCTGTTGGCGCTTCATCGAGTGAAGGGTCCCGACGGACCATTCGATGTTCTGGTGGGTGGACGGTATTTCGATAAATACGAGCGGCGTGACGGGAAATGGAAATTCGCACACCGTGCCATCGTGGCCGACTGGGCGAACATTCATTCGCCCTCTATCGTTGATCTGAATCATCCGTTTCTGACTGGCGCGCACATCGGAAAACCGGGACTGGCTGACCCCTCCTACGATTTCTTCCGCTTGTTGGGACGCGGCGCGTGACCTGCAAATCGATTGCGCTGTTGCGGCGACGTACGGATCTTAGCCGCGAGGCGTTCATCACTTACTATGAAGAACGGCATGCGCCCCTGATCCGTTCGCTGTTACCGGGTATCGTCGACTATCGACGAAACTTCACAAACTTCGACGCCGCATACGTATCCGAAGGCGCGGCTCCATTCGACTTCGACGTGGTGACTGAACTCTGGTTCATGGACCGCGCCGCCTATGATGCGGCAATGGCGATCGCGACGCGCGCAGACATCGCCCAGCGTATTGCCGAGGATGAGGCAAATTTTCTCGATCGGACAGGGACGCGGATGTTTCTGGTCGACGAACGCGAAAGTCCGCGCTGAGCGTCAGTCCACCAGAACGCAGTAGCGGAAATCATGCTTGATGAAATTCTGGCCCAGGCTGTAGCGAACGCGGCGAACACCGGGGATTTTGTCGATCGTCTGGTGCAGAAATTCGGTCAGCTGACTGCCATTTTCCACAAGCGTCATCGCCAGAACGTCGGCACGACCGAGCATGGTCGAGACGAAGCCAATCTCGGGGAGAACGGCAAGCCGTTCGGCCAATTCCTGAATATGCCCCGCCGTATCCGCCTCGATCCAAAGATACGCGAGGATCGGATTACGTAGTCGGTTTGCGTTGGTGACTGCGGCGACGCGGATAACCTTGTTATCCAACAGCCGCTTCAGGCGCGATCGGATCGTACCTTCGGTTAGCCCGAACTCGCGTCCGATCTCTCGGTTACTGACGCGGGCGTCATGGCTGAGTCGATCAATGATCTTGCGGTCGAGCTCGTCGAGCGAAATGCGTGGCGTCATAGCGGAACCCATTCGGGATTATATTTAAGGATTTTCATCGACAGACCGGGAAACAGCCGCTCCACGCCTTCGACATGGGCGATTTCGTCGGTCAGCAACCGATCGAGCTCCTGTATGTCCCCGGCGACGACCTGAATCTCTAGATCGTACATACCGATGGTCACGTTGACGGTGATAACGTGGTCGAATTTGGCAAGGTCGGCCCCGACGTCGTTTGCCGAACGCCCTTTTACCTGAACGCCGACTGCCGCGATGGCATTGAAACCCATCGCGGACAGATCACGCATTGCGACGACACGGACCGCGTTGTTTGCTTCGAGTTTGCGAAGGCGGGTGCGGACGGTTGCTTCGTTGACTTCGATCATCCGGGCCAGATCGCGGTTTGCGATACGACCGGACTGGCGGAGCGCGGCGATGATCTTTTCATCCACCGGCTCCAACACCACTTGCGGTGGACTGTCGTGAACGGGCGAGGCCGGACGTTCCTTGCCCTTTCGAGTCGTCTTCGTCGCCATCTTCACTCCCAATATGTCAGATCGTGGCCAACCCTCTGCACTAACTCACGTAGTTTCGAAAGCCCCTGCTTCCGCAACCCAGTCTATCGAACGATAGCGGGGTGCGGAATGCGCGGTTCACCGAGCATCGCGCGGAACGATGGCGGGTGTTTTCCCTGATCGTCGATGCCATATTTTTCCCCAGCTTCTGCCCCGATGAGCGTCTGGCCGCTTAGTGCCATACGTGCCGGATCGGCATGAATCGCGGCGATAATGCTGCCGGTGAATTCCGGTGTTTCGGCATTTTCCATGATCACTTCATACTGGTCGGGGCGCTCTTCGATAGCCTTCGCCGTCCGTTCGGTTTTCAGCGGACCCATCCAGATCGAGACGGCGGCAACATCATGATCCTTGAGATCGACTCCCATGTCCGCAGCGAACTTATCGACCCCGGCTTTCTGCGCGCCATAGGCGGGGCCATGCATGTAGCAGGCGGAGCCGAAGGACGAGGTAAAGGCGATCAGGCCCCCGCCAGTGCGGATCATCAAAGGAGCGGCATGAAAGCTCGCGACATAGCCTGAACGCAAGCCGACATCGAGGATATCGACCAGCGCGAGCGGACGTTCCCAGAAGCCGCCGGGCTGTATCAGAGCATCGTCTATAACCGTTGCGTTGTTGACCAGAACGTCCAGTCGGCCCTCGTCGCGTTCAACCTGTGCGAAAAGCGCGGCGACCGCGGCGTCGTCGCGGTGGTCCACCGCAACGGCGATGCCGCGCCCGCCGGCCGCATCGATAGCCTGCGCGGTGGCACCGACGGTGCCGGGCAGGGGGGCACTGCCTTCAACGGTAGTGCGGCCTGTGACATAAACGGCGTAGCCCGCCGCGCCGAGCGCGCGCGCGATTCCGGCGCCCGCGCCACGGCTGGCACCGGTAACTACGGCGACTGGTCGATTGTCTTTCGTCATGCTGAATGCTCCTTTACGATATCAAGAAAGGGGGGGCGCTCACCGCCGCCATGCACTTCCAGCGCGGCGCCGGTGACATAGGATGCGGCGGGGGAAGCCAGAAAAAGAACAGCCTCCGCGATCTCATCGGCGCGACCAAGACGTTGTGCGCCGATGTTGCTGGCTATAGCCGCCTGGGTAGCGGCATTTCCATAGGTGGCTTCGGTTGCCTCTGTTTCGACATAGCCGACGATGATGGCGTTTACCCGGATAACCGGACCCCATTCGTGGGCAAGGCTGCGGCCTAGCGCAATCAGTCCAGCTTTCGCTGCGGCATAAGCGACCGTGCGCGGTGATGGCCGGATGGCGGACACGCTCGCAATATTGACGATCGCCCCGCCGTGCGCCTGCATATGGCGGTGAGCAGCCTGTGAGAGGTTGAGTGGGGCGAGTAGATTTAGCGCGATTACCCGTTCGGAAAAGCGAGGAGAAGCGGTAGCAGCGTCCGCCTCGGGTGAACCCCCGGCATTGTTCACAAGGATATCGAGGCGTCCGTGGCGTTCGGCGACATCATCGACCATCACTAGCACTGCTGCTGGATCACGTACGTCGCAGGGGACAAACTCCAGTCCATCCGGGAGATCGCTGGCGGTTCGGCCACATACGACGACGTGGGCACCGGCGGCGGCGAGACGGCGAGCAATTGCCAGGCCGATGCCGCGCGTTCCCCCGGTCACAATCGCGACTTTGCCGGTGATGTCGCGGAGGTCGGTTGTCATGGGTTGAGTTTCTCCAGCGGTCATTGGTTAGCACGAGCGGCGTGGCGTGCAGCACGCCTGCCAGAAAAGAAGCAATCGGCGAATGACAGGCCGCTGACATAGGTTTGCGAGGCGATGCCGACTGCGGTGCGCCCGGCCGCATACAGGGCGGGGATGGGCTTGCCTGCCGCATCCAAGACCAGACCGCTCTCCTCGTCCACTCGCAGACCGCCGAATGTTATTACAGGCAAGGGCAGAAACCGGCTCTCGATCGAAATATCCATCGCGTAAAAGGGTGACGTGGCGATGGGCTGTATATCGCTGCCTTCCTTGCCGAACGGATCGGGTGCCAAGCCAGCGGCGGCGCGGTTGTAATCGGCGACGGTGGCAGCGAGGCCTGCGGGGTCGATGCCAATTTTGGCGGCAAGCGCTTCCAACGTTTTTGCTTTGCGTGCGTTAAAGGCAAGGTTGAGCAATGTAACGTCGCGCTGGAAGGGAACCAGCTTCGGATCGCGGGCCTGCTTGAATGCCTGACGCCGCAGCGCCTTGTCATAGATAAGCCAGGCGATGCCGCCCTGATGATCGCCGATATGTTCGCCCAGCGTTGCGCCATAAACGGTCTCGTCCACGAACCGCTTCCCCGCACGGTTGATGACGATCGCGTCAGACCATGCCTTTGGCGGGTTGATGAACCGCCATGCGCTGATCTTGTCCATCAGCGCAGTCGAGCCACCTGCCGTCATACCCAGCACGATCCCCGCACCCTGATCGCCCAGCGTGCCATTCGGCATCCCTTTGGCATAGGTGGGTGCGTAGCGGGCGACCATTCGCGGGTTCATGATGAAGCCGCCGGCACTCAGCAGGACGCCCTCGCGAGCGCGGATCATGTGTGTGGTACGGCCACGCGCCTCGATGGCCATAGCCTTGCGCAAATAATAGCTGCCGATTCCGATCGTGAGCGATGCGAGAGGAATGCTCGGTGGCAGCGCCGCGAGGAAAGAATTGGCCCGCGCAATATAGCGCGCAAACCGTGCGGCATCGGTCGACCCTTCGGGAATGGATAGAATCTTGACCCCGATGACGCGGCCGGATTTATCCTGAACCAACTGCCGCGCTTCCGAAAAACGATGAAAGCGCAGCCCGAGCCGCAGCGCCGATGCGGTGAGCGGAGCAGTGATGAACTTGCCTAAGCCCCACGCCTTCTTGCCATCGCGCCCAAATGCACGGTGGCCGCGTGCTGCGGGCTTCGCCTGGGCTCGATAACGCGCCACCAGCGAATTGTCGGGATGATAGAGGAAGCGATCGAGCGGCGGATAGGACGATTTTTCCTTCCAGACATTGCCGGCAAGCTTGCCGCCGTGCGCAATAATCCAGTCGACCGTGGATACGCTCTCTGTGACGAAGCGGCGTAGCGTGGCGTCCGACACCACTTCGCCTGCCTCCATGCGGAGGTATTTGAGCATTTCTTCCGGATCGTCGTCTTCGCCTTCTGCTTGCTGAATGACCGTGCCGCCGCCCGCGTAGAATACGCCACCGTTGGCCGCAGTTGAGCCACCGCCTTCGTAGCGATCAACAGCGACGACGCTCAGGCCGCGTTCAAGACCTTCCAACGCAGCCGCAATTCCCGCGCCTCCCAAACCGACGATGACGAGATCGGCCGTTTCATCCCATATAATTTCATCGGGATTATCAAGCACCAAGGGGTCCTCGACCGAAAGACCTAGATCGGCCGCCAGAGAGCTTGTTCCAGTCATCAGAAGCGCACGGAAACCTGACCGAGCACCCCGGTCATTGCCGACGTTCGTTGCTGCGCGACTGCCAACCCGACCATTTCTGCCATCGCCACTCTAACGAATATCATGCGTTGTCCCAGATGCCCCATTATCCCACTTCCTAGTATTGCAGGTCTTTGCCTGCCTTCTCGCATCAACGTAGCACGGGTATTTAAGTCGCGCCAGATCGGCAATTCATTATCATAAAGCTGTAGCTTGACGATATGCGTAGTAAACATTATTGAAGTTCTACGAATAAGGCTGTTGCAGAAACGATATAAAATGGCGCAGGAGATTGGCATGGCCACGGCAGTGAAGGCGAAGACGCTCGAGATCGAATATCCGACTGCGGAGGTTCTGGTCGAGCGCGCCCGCGCCATGATTCCTGTCCTGAAATCTCGCGCGAAGCAGGCGATTGCGGATTGTAAGGTCCCGATCGAGTCGATCGCCGAAATGAAGGCGGCGGGTTTCTTTAAAATTCTCCAACCGCGTCGCTGGGGCGGTTATGAGATGAACCCCAACGTGTTTTTTGATGTGCTGAAGCTGATCGCCGAAGGCTGCATGTCTACGGGCTGGGTCTATGGTGTCGTCGGATGTCACCCTTACGAACTCGCTCTGTTCTCCGACAAAGCGCAGACCGAAGTTTGGGGAGACGATAATTCTGTGCTCGTGTCTTCTTCCTATCAGCCGGTCGGAAAAGTTGAGCATACCGAAGGTGGCTATTATCTGAGCGGTCGCTGGGGTTTCTCCAGTGGTTCGCAGCATTGCGACTGGGTGCTGCTGGGTGCGCTCATCCCCTCGGTCGAGCCCGGCGGCCCGCCCGATATGCGCACCTTCCTGGTGCCCCGCCGCGATTATGTCATCGATGAAACATGGGACACATTCGGTCTGCGCGGCACCGGCAGCCATGACATCGTGGTAGAGCGCGCGTTTGTACCTGATTACCGGACCCATCGTGCAGCGGATGGGTTTCTTTGCACAAATCCGGGGCAAAAAGAGAATGCAGGGCCGCTGTTTACGCTCCCCTGGGCGCAGATTTTCCTTCGTTCAGTTTCTACGGCCGCGATCGGCGGTCTCCATGCGGCGATCAACGGCGCGCTGGTAATCGCCAAGGATCGCGTGTCGACCAATACCGGCAAGGCATCGAAGGCAGATCCCGCGCTGATGGCCGCGATTGCGCGCGCCTATGCGCAGTGCGGCGAAATGGAAGCAACGCTGACGTCCAGTTTCAATGCGATGATGGCAAAGGCGGAGCGGGGTGAGCCGATCGAGATGTCGGAGCGCGCGCTGAACCGTTATCAGTCATCCGCAGTGGTGCGTCGTTGCGCCGAACTGGTGGACGACATGCTCCCCCTTTTGGGCGGCCGTGCGATTTATATGTCCAGTCCCGTTGTTCAGCCTTGGCTCGACATCAACGCTGCACGAGCGCACGTTGCTAATGATCCCAATAACATGGCTGCGGATCTTGTCGGTGGATTAATGGGAGAGCCGCCTGCATTCCTGTTTCTATAACAGCAGAGCGCGGGACGGTGAGGGAGAAGTCGAATGTTGAGTGAAATGCGCCGGACCACCTACAATGTTGAAGGCGGTTACGAGATAAGCATCGCCGAAATCGGTGCGGGGCCAACCATTGTGTTCCTTCATGGTAGCGGCCCCGGCGCATCGGGCGCATCCAATTTTCGACTGAATATCGATACGTTCGTAGCGGCGGGTTATCGCGTGCTTTTGCCGGACCTGATCGGTTACGGCGCGTCTTCAAAACCTTCCGGTATAGATTACACGCTACAGCTTTTTACCGACACGGTTTACGAAGCATTGACAGCGGCTAACGTCGAATCGGCCATACTGGTCGGCAATTCTCTGGGCGGCGGCGTTGCCATGCAGATGGCATTGGATCACCCGGGTTTCGTAACGCGACTGGTAATGATGGCACCGGGCTGCGTTGAGGAATTGCCGGTCTATTTTGCGATGCCAGGAATTGCCAAAATGATGGGCGATTTCACAAGTCCGGACTTTACAGAGGCGGACCAGCGGCGGCTTGTTTCCAATCTTGTTTACGATCCTTCCGTGATATCCGACGCGCTCGTTTCCGAGCGTTACGCTGTGGCGCGCACGCAATCGAAAGATGTGCTGGCGCGGATGAAGACGCCCAATCTCGCCCCGCGCCTTGGCGAACTGACGATGCCGATCCTCGGTTTCTGGGGGCTGCAGGATGACTTTTGCCCGGTGAGCGGTGCTCAGCGTTTTCTTGATGCGTGTCCTGATGCGCGGTTCATGACCTTTAACAAGGTAGGGCATTGGGTCCAGGTTGAGCGCGCTGCTGAGTTCAACCGGTATGCGATCGCTTTCCTTAATGGTTGATTGTGCGGGCTGGACCGAACGACTCTATAATGCGCTGCGGGCGGGGACGACCATCCCGCCGATCAGCGGACAGGATGGCAGACTGACCATCGACGATGCCTACGCGATTTCCCTCGGCGTGTTGGAGCGACGTACCGCCGATGGCGAGCGTGTTGTAGGCAAGAAGATCGGGGTCACCTCTAAGCCGGTGCAGGATATGCTCGGCGTTCATCAGCCCGATTTTGGTTTTCTGACCGATCGAATGTGGGTCGATGGCGATATCGACATCGATGCCCATGGACTGATCCAGCCGCGTGCGGAGGCAGAAATTGCGTTTATACTGAAATCCAGTTTGAATGGTCCGGGTGTAACAGACGCAGACGTACTTGCCGCAACTGAGAGCATTGCGCCCTGTTTCGAGATTGTCGACAGCCGGATCGAAGACTGGAAAATCGGCATTGTCGACACGGTTGCCGATAACGCGTCCTGTGGCGTGTTTGCGCTGGGCGCAGCGCGGGTCGATCCGCGTGGACTCGACCTGCCGGGGTTACATGTCAAGGTCACCAAGAATGGTGCGCCGTTGAGCGAAGGCTATGGGTCGGCAGTGCAGGGGTCGCCGCTGACCGCGGTCGCCTGGCTCGCTAATACGCTGGGCGCTTATGGTGTGACGCTTAATGCTGGCGACGTAATATTATCGGGCAGTCTGGTGCCACTGGAGCCAGCGCGCGCGGGTGATAAATTCGAAATGGAGCTCGTCGGGATCGGCGAATGCAGTATCCGGTTCATCTAGGGAGTAGAATGTTGGCCAAAGTTAAGGCGGCAATAATCGGATCGGGCAACATCGGAACCGACCTGATGATGAAGTTCCTGAAGGGTTCCCAGCATATGGAACT
This genomic stretch from Sphingomonas paeninsulae harbors:
- a CDS encoding SDR family oxidoreductase, whose protein sequence is MTTDLRDITGKVAIVTGGTRGIGLAIARRLAAAGAHVVVCGRTASDLPDGLEFVPCDVRDPAAVLVMVDDVAERHGRLDILVNNAGGSPEADAATASPRFSERVIALNLLAPLNLSQAAHRHMQAHGGAIVNIASVSAIRPSPRTVAYAAAKAGLIALGRSLAHEWGPVIRVNAIIVGYVETEATEATYGNAATQAAIASNIGAQRLGRADEIAEAVLFLASPAASYVTGAALEVHGGGERPPFLDIVKEHSA
- a CDS encoding FAD-binding protein, with the protein product MTGTSSLAADLGLSVEDPLVLDNPDEIIWDETADLVIVGLGGAGIAAALEGLERGLSVVAVDRYEGGGSTAANGGVFYAGGGTVIQQAEGEDDDPEEMLKYLRMEAGEVVSDATLRRFVTESVSTVDWIIAHGGKLAGNVWKEKSSYPPLDRFLYHPDNSLVARYRAQAKPAARGHRAFGRDGKKAWGLGKFITAPLTASALRLGLRFHRFSEARQLVQDKSGRVIGVKILSIPEGSTDAARFARYIARANSFLAALPPSIPLASLTIGIGSYYLRKAMAIEARGRTTHMIRAREGVLLSAGGFIMNPRMVARYAPTYAKGMPNGTLGDQGAGIVLGMTAGGSTALMDKISAWRFINPPKAWSDAIVINRAGKRFVDETVYGATLGEHIGDHQGGIAWLIYDKALRRQAFKQARDPKLVPFQRDVTLLNLAFNARKAKTLEALAAKIGIDPAGLAATVADYNRAAAGLAPDPFGKEGSDIQPIATSPFYAMDISIESRFLPLPVITFGGLRVDEESGLVLDAAGKPIPALYAAGRTAVGIASQTYVSGLSFADCFFSGRRAARHAARANQ
- a CDS encoding flavin-dependent monooxygenase, giving the protein MATAVKAKTLEIEYPTAEVLVERARAMIPVLKSRAKQAIADCKVPIESIAEMKAAGFFKILQPRRWGGYEMNPNVFFDVLKLIAEGCMSTGWVYGVVGCHPYELALFSDKAQTEVWGDDNSVLVSSSYQPVGKVEHTEGGYYLSGRWGFSSGSQHCDWVLLGALIPSVEPGGPPDMRTFLVPRRDYVIDETWDTFGLRGTGSHDIVVERAFVPDYRTHRAADGFLCTNPGQKENAGPLFTLPWAQIFLRSVSTAAIGGLHAAINGALVIAKDRVSTNTGKASKADPALMAAIARAYAQCGEMEATLTSSFNAMMAKAERGEPIEMSERALNRYQSSAVVRRCAELVDDMLPLLGGRAIYMSSPVVQPWLDINAARAHVANDPNNMAADLVGGLMGEPPAFLFL
- a CDS encoding alpha/beta fold hydrolase is translated as MLSEMRRTTYNVEGGYEISIAEIGAGPTIVFLHGSGPGASGASNFRLNIDTFVAAGYRVLLPDLIGYGASSKPSGIDYTLQLFTDTVYEALTAANVESAILVGNSLGGGVAMQMALDHPGFVTRLVMMAPGCVEELPVYFAMPGIAKMMGDFTSPDFTEADQRRLVSNLVYDPSVISDALVSERYAVARTQSKDVLARMKTPNLAPRLGELTMPILGFWGLQDDFCPVSGAQRFLDACPDARFMTFNKVGHWVQVERAAEFNRYAIAFLNG
- a CDS encoding fumarylacetoacetate hydrolase family protein; protein product: MRSLSLMVDCAGWTERLYNALRAGTTIPPISGQDGRLTIDDAYAISLGVLERRTADGERVVGKKIGVTSKPVQDMLGVHQPDFGFLTDRMWVDGDIDIDAHGLIQPRAEAEIAFILKSSLNGPGVTDADVLAATESIAPCFEIVDSRIEDWKIGIVDTVADNASCGVFALGAARVDPRGLDLPGLHVKVTKNGAPLSEGYGSAVQGSPLTAVAWLANTLGAYGVTLNAGDVILSGSLVPLEPARAGDKFEMELVGIGECSIRFI